One stretch of Fictibacillus sp. b24 DNA includes these proteins:
- the abc-f gene encoding ribosomal protection-like ABC-F family protein — protein MTIVLQVKKLQKKFGERELLKEISFDIRQGEKIGLVGWNGSGKTTLVNMLMGTVEWDKGSITTWPAHLHMGYLPQSTDYMLNVENEMRESAEDLLKTSKQLGLQKHLLEKGEFGRLSGGERLKVSIAKIWANHPEFLILDEPTNHLDLQGISWLIEEVQRYSGASIIISHDRHFLDQTVNKIFELEDGKLTIYEGNYSAYRAEKQRRYQQQKRDYDKQQRKIEMIEHQVNTLKTWSEKAHREAGKGGTASENKQMGLREFERAKAKKKDNQVKSKLKRLNLELSKSGIDKPKEETDVFFQFDAAGKRGKRLIEVRGLTKQFGDRTLFDKSHFYIKHGERIALQGANGAGKTTFIKMLLDIEPITQGSIWKSDSMKIAYLSQDVSDLPEEKTVYEYFDLEDKHQVTQARTIFANMGIEDRKLSKPIRYLSLGERTRVKLVLMILQEYDVLILDEPTNHLDLPSREQLEETLSQFSGTLIIVSHDRFFVEKLCNKLLVIENQQIKRMEMGLGDYEQRRLRVSNDDDQNHAEELALVENKITELLGKISFCKTGTDEYVQVDQDLQQLMNRKRELMQYFYGTLKGMFTVEKRREHMAKVPRYNWLDEHEND, from the coding sequence ATGACGATTGTATTACAAGTCAAAAAATTGCAGAAAAAATTTGGTGAACGAGAACTATTGAAAGAAATTTCATTTGATATACGGCAAGGCGAGAAGATCGGCCTTGTCGGATGGAACGGCAGCGGTAAAACAACGCTTGTCAATATGCTGATGGGGACTGTTGAATGGGATAAAGGATCGATTACAACATGGCCAGCCCATCTACACATGGGATATCTGCCGCAATCAACGGATTACATGCTGAATGTGGAAAACGAAATGCGTGAATCAGCTGAGGACCTGTTGAAAACGAGTAAACAGCTCGGACTGCAGAAACACTTGTTGGAAAAGGGAGAGTTTGGACGCTTAAGTGGCGGCGAACGACTGAAGGTATCTATTGCTAAGATCTGGGCGAATCACCCAGAATTCTTGATTTTAGATGAACCGACCAATCATCTAGATTTGCAAGGGATCAGCTGGCTGATAGAAGAAGTACAGCGTTACAGTGGTGCCAGCATCATCATCTCTCATGACCGTCATTTTCTAGATCAGACGGTCAATAAAATCTTTGAGCTTGAAGATGGAAAACTGACGATTTATGAAGGAAATTATTCAGCGTATCGAGCGGAGAAGCAGCGTCGTTATCAACAGCAAAAGCGAGATTATGATAAACAGCAAAGAAAGATTGAGATGATTGAGCACCAAGTAAATACGTTGAAAACATGGTCTGAAAAAGCACACCGAGAAGCTGGTAAGGGAGGGACAGCCTCGGAAAATAAACAGATGGGACTTCGTGAGTTCGAGCGGGCAAAAGCTAAGAAAAAAGATAATCAGGTGAAGTCGAAATTGAAGCGATTGAATCTGGAATTATCAAAGAGTGGCATTGATAAACCGAAAGAAGAGACAGATGTCTTTTTTCAGTTTGATGCTGCTGGTAAGAGAGGAAAAAGACTGATTGAGGTCCGCGGGTTAACAAAGCAATTTGGCGACCGCACGTTGTTTGATAAAAGTCACTTTTATATTAAGCATGGTGAAAGAATAGCGTTGCAAGGGGCAAACGGAGCGGGTAAGACTACTTTTATAAAAATGCTGCTTGATATAGAGCCGATAACGCAGGGTTCGATTTGGAAAAGTGATTCCATGAAAATCGCTTATCTTTCTCAAGATGTGAGTGATCTGCCAGAAGAAAAAACGGTGTATGAATACTTTGATTTAGAAGATAAGCATCAAGTAACACAGGCGAGGACGATCTTTGCGAACATGGGGATCGAGGATCGAAAACTCTCAAAACCGATCCGTTACTTAAGTTTAGGTGAGCGGACGCGCGTTAAACTGGTGCTGATGATCTTACAGGAATACGATGTGCTCATTTTGGATGAACCGACGAATCATCTGGACCTGCCAAGCCGCGAGCAGCTGGAGGAAACCTTGTCACAGTTTTCAGGAACACTCATCATCGTTTCTCATGACCGCTTTTTCGTTGAAAAGCTGTGTAATAAGCTGCTCGTTATTGAGAATCAGCAGATCAAAAGAATGGAGATGGGACTTGGGGATTACGAACAACGAAGGTTGCGTGTGTCAAATGACGATGATCAGAACCATGCAGAAGAATTAGCTTTAGTAGAGAACAAGATCACTGAACTCCTCGGGAAGATTAGTTTTTGTAAGACGGGGACAGATGAATACGTTCAGGTCGATCAAGATTTGCAGCAATTGATGAATAGAAAACGAGAGCTTATGCAATATTTTTATGGAACGCTAAAAGGGATGTTCACCGTGGAGAAAAGACGCGAACATATGGCGAAAGTGCCGCGATACAACTGGCTGGATGAGCATGAAAATGATTAA
- a CDS encoding M14 family metallopeptidase, protein MLGRKKWISSALVLSTIAGLTLSTLEPGFHSESAEASALKIQPLESVSLVQLSVPNNQKALDKLSELGIDLTHRVHYENGMLEVDAVVTPSEMAMLKLYGITVKDTLITERQLSQRAAERRTAIQQEKQLTSAEETVTILRANHFTNQSDTFLYVEAKSTSGATSSTILTAKWTENGAEKTATLQKIEDAGEYLYHSFMLPVTEIPSEVTIESSLGGTSTSKVTEWLGADKPDNPKKHYVKNFVDHYMDPTEINARIENLVKEYPELAEIVEMPNKTNGYRRQAQATIGTMQNAAVVVTSKAWGHEGGNAISLELKKAGAADAPLSVGTSGSKIIVTLATDADGNARSTAKEVVDVLNAEASNLVTATTYRNNAGNGIVEPATANLSDNLKAPASVSREPAAVKAIRIGKHRDGSKPGVLGYSQEHAREWVTPLVSVETAERLLRNYAHDKDTRKLVDNLDIFIIPSMNPDGAHYSFYDFNSQRKNMTNHCSPAQSDSGYRNSWGVDLNRNHNVGSAFDGYVGASTTNCLSGTYAGPSEHSEPESRNLVWLANQNPNIKFAMNIHSYGGYFMWSPGAYTPERETLPRPSAGEEAYYWQASDHILKEIKKHRGTVILPSRTGPIPDVLYSAAGNSADFLWYEKGIYAWNFEVGADLWNKETQRWELVGFQPPFEEGHEEAMEFSNGLLGLIDVAYDYSRDNKAPKSSVTPNGGKYDDTVEVSFRTSEPATIYYTLDGSRPTYESQKLQLSGTREGAETLTFNKTTTLNWFSVDASRNVENKYEPGKNKKYNSKTFIIK, encoded by the coding sequence ATGTTAGGGAGGAAAAAATGGATCTCGTCAGCACTCGTATTATCCACGATAGCAGGCCTAACTCTTTCCACGCTAGAACCAGGATTTCATTCAGAAAGCGCTGAAGCATCAGCTCTAAAAATTCAACCTTTAGAATCAGTTTCTCTCGTTCAACTCTCAGTGCCAAACAACCAGAAAGCGTTGGACAAGCTGAGTGAACTTGGCATCGACCTCACCCACAGAGTGCATTACGAAAACGGGATGCTAGAGGTAGATGCAGTTGTAACCCCATCCGAAATGGCCATGCTTAAGCTTTATGGCATCACAGTAAAAGACACCCTCATCACAGAACGTCAGCTCAGTCAGCGGGCTGCAGAAAGAAGAACGGCAATACAACAAGAAAAACAACTGACCTCAGCCGAGGAAACAGTCACAATTCTCCGAGCAAATCACTTCACGAATCAATCCGACACATTTCTTTATGTAGAAGCAAAATCCACATCAGGTGCCACATCGAGTACGATCTTAACAGCAAAATGGACAGAAAATGGTGCTGAGAAAACAGCAACATTACAAAAAATTGAAGATGCAGGTGAATATCTGTATCACTCATTCATGCTACCCGTTACAGAAATTCCAAGTGAAGTGACAATTGAGAGCTCACTCGGAGGCACTTCAACATCTAAAGTAACAGAATGGCTAGGTGCAGATAAACCGGACAATCCGAAGAAACACTATGTAAAGAACTTTGTAGATCATTATATGGATCCTACCGAAATCAATGCACGAATTGAAAACTTAGTGAAAGAATACCCCGAACTTGCTGAGATTGTTGAAATGCCAAACAAAACGAACGGATACCGCCGTCAAGCTCAAGCAACAATTGGAACCATGCAGAATGCAGCAGTAGTTGTAACATCAAAAGCATGGGGGCATGAAGGTGGCAATGCGATTTCTCTTGAGCTGAAGAAAGCTGGTGCTGCAGATGCGCCACTATCCGTTGGAACAAGCGGAAGTAAAATAATCGTTACCCTTGCAACGGATGCAGACGGTAATGCAAGAAGTACGGCTAAAGAAGTGGTGGACGTATTAAATGCAGAAGCTAGCAATCTAGTAACGGCCACAACTTATCGTAATAACGCGGGTAATGGAATCGTCGAGCCAGCGACTGCTAATCTATCAGATAACTTAAAAGCGCCCGCTTCTGTTTCGCGTGAACCAGCTGCCGTAAAAGCGATTCGAATTGGGAAACACCGAGATGGATCAAAGCCAGGTGTTCTTGGCTATTCACAAGAACATGCGCGGGAATGGGTAACACCTCTAGTGTCGGTTGAAACAGCCGAACGATTGCTCAGAAACTATGCGCATGATAAGGACACTAGGAAACTCGTCGATAATCTCGACATCTTCATCATTCCGTCGATGAACCCAGACGGTGCACATTATAGCTTTTATGATTTCAATTCACAGCGTAAAAACATGACAAATCACTGTTCACCAGCTCAATCTGACAGTGGTTACCGAAATTCATGGGGCGTTGACTTAAACCGAAACCACAATGTAGGATCTGCCTTTGATGGATATGTTGGAGCATCTACAACGAACTGCTTAAGTGGAACATATGCAGGACCTAGTGAACACTCTGAACCAGAAAGCCGAAACCTTGTATGGCTGGCAAATCAAAATCCTAACATCAAGTTCGCGATGAATATTCACAGCTATGGCGGTTATTTCATGTGGTCACCAGGAGCGTATACACCAGAGCGAGAAACACTGCCGCGTCCGTCAGCTGGTGAAGAGGCGTACTACTGGCAAGCATCGGATCATATTTTAAAAGAAATCAAAAAGCACAGAGGAACAGTCATACTTCCGAGCCGTACCGGCCCAATACCAGATGTTCTTTATTCAGCTGCCGGAAATTCTGCAGACTTCCTTTGGTATGAAAAAGGGATCTACGCATGGAACTTTGAAGTAGGTGCAGATCTTTGGAACAAAGAGACACAGCGATGGGAGCTTGTTGGATTTCAACCGCCTTTTGAAGAAGGTCATGAAGAAGCGATGGAATTCTCGAACGGGTTATTGGGATTAATTGATGTGGCTTACGATTATTCAAGAGACAATAAGGCGCCAAAATCAAGCGTTACACCGAATGGCGGCAAGTATGATGATACAGTAGAAGTGAGTTTCCGAACAAGTGAACCTGCTACAATCTACTACACGCTTGATGGCAGCCGTCCGACGTATGAGTCTCAAAAGCTGCAGCTCAGCGGAACGCGTGAAGGAGCAGAGACATTGACCTTTAATAAGACTACGACCCTAAACTGGTTCTCGGTTGATGCAAGCAGAAACGTTGAGAATAAGTATGAACCTGGAAAGAACAAGAAGTACAACAGTAAGACTTTTATCATTAAATAA
- a CDS encoding GNAT family N-acetyltransferase encodes MEVKKIYGDLPLLETERLFLRKITLDDAEDMFQYGSDDDVSKYVTWDTHLSLADTEKFIEFILGKYARGEIAPWGIERKENGEFIGTVDFVSWQPHHHTAEIGYVLSKKYWGQGIITEAVSELVEFGFKYMDLVRIQARCFLENAGSEGVMKKLGMSYEGILRKAMFAKGQHQDLKLYSILKEEWLS; translated from the coding sequence ATGGAGGTAAAGAAAATTTATGGTGACTTGCCATTGTTAGAAACGGAACGGCTATTCTTAAGAAAAATTACGTTAGATGATGCAGAGGATATGTTTCAATATGGATCAGATGACGATGTTTCAAAATATGTAACGTGGGATACACATCTATCGCTGGCAGACACGGAGAAGTTTATAGAGTTCATACTAGGCAAGTACGCTCGCGGTGAGATTGCGCCATGGGGAATTGAACGAAAAGAAAATGGAGAATTTATTGGAACGGTAGACTTTGTCTCGTGGCAGCCTCATCACCATACAGCTGAGATCGGATATGTTTTATCTAAAAAATATTGGGGACAGGGGATCATAACAGAAGCTGTAAGTGAACTTGTTGAGTTTGGATTTAAGTATATGGACCTTGTAAGAATTCAAGCTAGATGTTTTTTAGAGAACGCTGGATCCGAAGGGGTTATGAAAAAACTCGGTATGTCTTATGAAGGAATTCTTAGAAAAGCGATGTTCGCGAAAGGCCAACATCAGGATTTAAAATTATATTCGATTTTGAAAGAAGAGTGGTTATCATAG
- a CDS encoding putative quinol monooxygenase: MIIIHAGLTVRPEKEEAFLEEVKTLVEASRAESGNIQYDLMKDSEKEATYLMVEVWENQEAVQKHNTSEHFIAFGQKAQSFMAAPTDVKIYAGEQVKR, from the coding sequence ATGATTATTATTCATGCAGGTTTAACCGTACGTCCCGAAAAAGAAGAAGCATTTTTAGAAGAAGTAAAAACATTAGTTGAAGCTTCACGTGCTGAGAGTGGAAACATCCAATACGATTTAATGAAGGACAGTGAGAAAGAAGCCACTTACTTAATGGTGGAAGTATGGGAGAACCAAGAAGCGGTTCAAAAGCACAATACTAGTGAGCACTTTATCGCGTTCGGCCAAAAAGCACAAAGCTTTATGGCTGCACCAACAGATGTAAAGATCTATGCTGGTGAACAAGTAAAAAGATAA
- a CDS encoding nitroreductase family protein, translating into MQQTKINDFNEIITGRRSIRNYDPSVKISREEMKEILTEASLAPSSVNLQPWRFVVIDTPEGKETLAPLAKFNQRQVETSSAVIAVFADNNSLDYLERIYDKAVDEGHMPSEVRDQQVPAIRGLLEQMTPEQFKDMNLIDAGLVSMQLMLVARAHGYDTNPIGGYEKAQIAEAFGLDKERYFPVMLLSIGKAADQGYQSVRLSVEETTEWR; encoded by the coding sequence ATGCAACAAACAAAAATTAATGACTTCAACGAAATTATCACAGGACGCCGTTCCATTCGTAATTATGATCCATCTGTAAAAATCTCAAGAGAAGAAATGAAGGAGATCCTGACAGAAGCATCTCTTGCACCATCTTCTGTTAACTTACAGCCTTGGCGTTTTGTAGTAATTGATACACCAGAAGGAAAAGAAACGTTAGCACCACTTGCTAAGTTCAACCAAAGACAAGTAGAGACTTCATCTGCTGTAATTGCTGTATTTGCTGACAACAACAGCTTGGATTATTTAGAAAGAATTTATGACAAAGCGGTAGACGAAGGACATATGCCGTCCGAAGTAAGAGATCAACAAGTCCCAGCAATTCGTGGGCTTTTAGAACAAATGACTCCAGAACAGTTCAAAGACATGAACTTGATTGATGCAGGACTTGTTTCTATGCAATTAATGCTCGTTGCTCGTGCACATGGATATGACACGAATCCGATCGGTGGATATGAAAAAGCTCAGATTGCTGAAGCTTTCGGTTTGGATAAAGAACGTTATTTCCCTGTAATGCTGCTTTCAATCGGAAAAGCTGCAGATCAAGGATATCAATCTGTTCGTCTATCTGTGGAAGAAACAACAGAGTGGAGATAA